From Tautonia plasticadhaerens, the proteins below share one genomic window:
- a CDS encoding TlpA family protein disulfide reductase, with translation MQLAPMTMVLILASLVPAAATAQDPGPTGPSADFEALRREYQAAEEAFRKYLREEYKEADAEGCRLYIPFSETPPAQFARRFLGFAEAHPDHPSAFDSLEHAIRGSYEYPDVRGRTLDLLRVSYVTEPEIERLVVPLIISHDGPTDDLVFEIIARNPDPEIRILAYKALIRRAEESIQFADRVRFDEAIRRDIEANEGGGSLEGVLERGDRAKAEIEDYTKVARDLHGPGRFPDLSIGSPAPEAAGRRLDGEEETLAEYRGKVVVLDFWATWCGPCREMIPHQRELVARLKDQPFALISISADQEKELLTDFLADEEMPWTHWWDGPDGGIIDAFDVYQYPTIFVLDGQGVIRAKDVRGEQLSDVVDALLGEDGSNPTK, from the coding sequence ATGCAGCTCGCCCCGATGACGATGGTATTGATCCTCGCGTCCCTCGTCCCTGCCGCCGCGACGGCACAGGACCCGGGGCCGACCGGGCCCTCGGCCGACTTCGAGGCGCTGAGGCGGGAGTACCAGGCCGCCGAGGAGGCCTTCCGCAAATACCTCCGGGAGGAGTACAAGGAGGCGGACGCGGAGGGGTGCCGCCTCTACATCCCCTTCTCGGAGACGCCCCCCGCGCAGTTCGCCCGGAGGTTCCTCGGGTTCGCCGAGGCGCATCCCGACCACCCGTCCGCCTTCGACTCCCTCGAGCACGCCATCCGGGGGAGCTACGAGTATCCGGACGTCCGGGGCCGCACGCTCGACCTGCTCCGGGTGTCCTACGTCACCGAGCCGGAGATCGAGCGGCTCGTCGTGCCGCTGATCATCTCCCACGACGGGCCGACCGACGACTTGGTCTTCGAGATCATCGCCCGCAACCCCGACCCCGAGATCCGCATCCTGGCCTACAAGGCGCTGATCCGCCGGGCCGAGGAGTCGATCCAGTTCGCCGACCGCGTCCGGTTCGACGAGGCGATCCGCAGGGACATCGAGGCGAACGAAGGGGGCGGATCCCTGGAGGGGGTCCTCGAGCGCGGCGACCGCGCCAAGGCCGAGATCGAGGACTACACGAAGGTCGCCCGCGACCTCCACGGCCCCGGTCGTTTCCCCGACCTCTCGATCGGCTCGCCCGCCCCGGAGGCCGCCGGACGCAGGCTCGATGGCGAGGAGGAGACACTCGCCGAATATCGGGGTAAGGTCGTGGTGCTCGACTTCTGGGCGACGTGGTGCGGCCCCTGCCGAGAGATGATCCCCCACCAGCGAGAGCTGGTCGCCCGCCTGAAGGACCAGCCCTTTGCCCTGATCAGCATCAGCGCCGATCAGGAGAAGGAGCTCCTCACCGACTTCCTCGCCGACGAGGAGATGCCCTGGACCCACTGGTGGGATGGGCCGGATGGCGGGATCATCGACGCGTTCGACGTCTACCAGTACCCGACGATCTTCGTCCTGGACGGGCAAGGCGTCATCCGCGCCAAGGACGTGCGGGGCGAGCAGTTGTCGGATGTCGTCGACGCGCTGCTGGGCGAAGACGGCTCAAACCCGACGAAGTGA
- a CDS encoding sigma-70 family RNA polymerase sigma factor yields the protein MTETTRLVQNLIDQALRGDIAARQELLEVHREHLRRMVAARLDRRLTSRVDPSDVVQETLADASKRMDDYLRERPLPFLGWLRQLAGERVIDAHRRHIASQRRSITRESRADAHPDDSSRALARRFLANDTSPSNRLSRRERCDQVMAALASLSARDREVLVMRYLEQLDAAQIAEALGITRGAVKARLLRALIHMRGRLEADG from the coding sequence ATGACCGAGACGACCCGGCTCGTCCAGAACCTGATCGATCAGGCCCTCCGGGGGGACATTGCCGCCCGCCAGGAGTTGCTGGAGGTGCATCGAGAGCACCTCCGACGCATGGTCGCCGCCCGCCTCGATCGCCGGCTTACCTCCCGAGTCGACCCCTCTGACGTCGTCCAGGAGACGCTGGCCGACGCCTCGAAGCGGATGGACGACTATTTGAGGGAACGGCCCCTGCCCTTCCTCGGCTGGCTGCGCCAGCTCGCCGGCGAGCGGGTCATCGACGCCCACCGCAGGCACATCGCCTCGCAGCGCCGGAGCATCACCCGGGAGTCCCGGGCCGATGCCCATCCCGACGACTCGTCCCGGGCCCTCGCCCGCCGGTTCCTGGCGAACGACACCAGCCCGAGCAACCGGCTCTCGCGTCGGGAGCGATGCGATCAGGTCATGGCCGCGCTGGCCTCCCTGTCCGCCCGGGATCGCGAGGTCCTGGTAATGCGCTACCTCGAACAGCTCGACGCGGCCCAGATCGCCGAGGCGCTCGGGATCACCAGGGGGGCGGTGAAGGCCCGCCTGCTCCGGGCCCTGATCCACATGAGGGGCCGGCTGGAGGCGGACGGATGA
- a CDS encoding DUF1559 family PulG-like putative transporter, whose amino-acid sequence MHPNDSGPRPCRRRHRGFTLIELLVVIAIIGVLIALLLPAVQAAREAARRAQCVNNLKQMSLAANNYEATYGSYPPAMLVTWPSVGFSSLVHLCQYMEQVPLYNSVNFGLSYFFPANYTVAGTGFSALFCPSDESAFVSTPIQYGPPTYQQFHNHYSGVVGPWMAWGIQIGPSGLPTTDPQLSQHAKGTIIPGGRVTVASVRDGTSNTMMYTETGHGVFNENSRGYLHQWNVGQPTDWCLEARFPPNWGRRYSDPGNAALEQWAPFNAMSFHPGGVNVAFCDGSIRFLKDTVDSWTVPAPQVDGLPTGTSRTPAPPGSDYGLTVAPGAKVGVYQKLATRNGGELVSADEY is encoded by the coding sequence ATGCACCCCAACGATTCCGGCCCCCGCCCGTGTCGGCGCCGACACCGGGGCTTCACGCTGATCGAGCTGTTGGTGGTGATCGCCATCATCGGCGTGCTGATCGCCCTGCTGCTGCCCGCGGTCCAGGCCGCCCGGGAGGCGGCCCGGCGCGCCCAGTGCGTCAACAACCTGAAGCAGATGTCGCTGGCGGCCAACAACTACGAGGCGACCTACGGCTCCTACCCGCCGGCCATGCTCGTCACATGGCCGAGCGTCGGCTTCTCCTCGCTGGTCCACCTCTGCCAGTACATGGAGCAGGTCCCGCTCTACAACTCGGTGAACTTCGGGCTCTCCTACTTCTTCCCCGCCAACTACACGGTCGCCGGCACCGGCTTCTCGGCGCTCTTCTGCCCGAGCGACGAGTCGGCCTTCGTATCCACCCCCATCCAGTACGGGCCGCCGACCTATCAGCAATTTCACAACCATTACTCGGGGGTCGTCGGCCCCTGGATGGCTTGGGGCATTCAGATAGGGCCGTCGGGCCTGCCCACGACTGACCCGCAGCTGTCCCAGCATGCGAAGGGGACGATCATCCCCGGCGGGCGGGTCACCGTCGCCTCGGTCCGGGACGGCACGAGCAACACGATGATGTACACCGAGACCGGCCACGGGGTCTTCAACGAGAACTCCCGGGGCTATCTCCACCAGTGGAACGTCGGCCAGCCGACCGACTGGTGCCTCGAGGCCCGGTTCCCGCCCAACTGGGGCCGGCGCTACTCCGACCCGGGCAACGCGGCGCTGGAGCAGTGGGCCCCCTTCAACGCCATGAGCTTCCACCCCGGCGGCGTGAACGTCGCGTTCTGCGACGGCTCGATCCGGTTCCTCAAGGACACGGTCGACTCGTGGACCGTCCCCGCTCCCCAGGTCGACGGCCTGCCGACGGGCACGAGCCGGACCCCCGCCCCTCCCGGATCCGATTACGGCCTGACCGTCGCGCCGGGGGCGAAGGTGGGCGTCTATCAGAAGCTCGCGACCCGGAACGGCGGCGAGTTGGTGAGCGCTGACGAGTATTGA